One stretch of Excalfactoria chinensis isolate bCotChi1 chromosome 2, bCotChi1.hap2, whole genome shotgun sequence DNA includes these proteins:
- the NDUFAF6 gene encoding NADH dehydrogenase (ubiquinone) complex I, assembly factor 6 isoform X1, producing MAAATAAGGLRPASSSRLLRAMWARGGLPWPRGGRAAAAGWSRPEPGGEAQYCAELLRKRDYEGFLCSLLLPAESRTSAFALRAFNVELAQIKDSITQKTTGLMRMQFWRKAVEDIYCDNPPHQPVAVALWRAVKRHGLSKMWFMKIIDEREKNLDDRAYRNIQELETYAENTQSALLYLTLEMLGVRDVHADHAASHIGKAQGIITCLRATPYHCTRRKVFLPMDICMLHGVSQEDFIRCKQEKNVRDVIYDVASQAHIHLEHARSFSKKVPAKAYPAFYYTVALDDYLYNIRKVDFNIFHPSLQKRNTLLPLYLYIRTWKKTY from the exons ATGGCGGCCGCCACGGCTGCGGGCGGGCTGCGGCCTGCATCGTCCTCCCGACTGCTGAGGGCTATGTGGGCCCGCGGCGGGCTGCCGTGGCCGCGGGGCGGGAGGGCAGCGGCGGCGGGCTGGAGCCGGCCGGAACCCGGCGGAGAAGCGCAGTACTGCGCAGAGCTGCTGCG AAAGCGTGACTATGAAGGGTTTCTGTGTTCCCTGCTGTTGCCTGCCGAATCTCGAACCTCTGCTTTTGCCTTGAGAGCCTTCAATGTGGAACTGGCTCAG ATTAAAGACTCCATAACTCAGAAGACTACAGGTCTGATGCGAATGCAGTTCTGGAGGAAAGCTGTGGAAGATATATACTGCGATAACCCACCACATCAGCCAGTTGCTGTAGCACTGTGGAGA GCAGTTAAGAGGCATGGCTTGTCTAAAATGTGGTTCATGAAGATCATTGATGAAAGA GAGAAGAATTTGGATGACCGAGCATACCGTAACATCCAGGAGCTTGAAACGTATGCCGAGAACACTCAGAGTGCTCTCTTATACCTCACGTTGGAAATGCTGG GTGTGAGGGACGTCCATGCTGACCATGCTGCCAGTCACATTGGGAAAGCACAGGGCATCATTACCTGTTTGAGAGCTACTCCGTATCACTGTACAAGGCGGAAGGTCTTTCTGCCCATGGACATTTGTATGCTG CATGGAGTTTCACAAGAGGATTTCATAAGAtgcaagcaagagaaaaatgtgagaGACGTAATTTATGACGTTGCCAGCCAGGCCCATATTCACCTCGAACAT GCTAGGTCTTTCAGTAAGAAAGTTCCTGCGAAGGCATATCCTGCTTTTTATTATACG gtTGCTTTAGATGATTATTTATATAACATACGGAAAGTGGACTTCAATATATTTCATCCAAGCTTACAAAAGAGGAATACACTATTACCGTTGTATTTATATATTAGaacttggaagaaaacatattaa
- the NDUFAF6 gene encoding NADH dehydrogenase (ubiquinone) complex I, assembly factor 6 isoform X3, protein MWNWLRQIKDSITQKTTGLMRMQFWRKAVEDIYCDNPPHQPVAVALWRAVKRHGLSKMWFMKIIDEREKNLDDRAYRNIQELETYAENTQSALLYLTLEMLGVRDVHADHAASHIGKAQGIITCLRATPYHCTRRKVFLPMDICMLHGVSQEDFIRCKQEKNVRDVIYDVASQAHIHLEHARSFSKKVPAKAYPAFYYTVALDDYLYNIRKVDFNIFHPSLQKRNTLLPLYLYIRTWKKTY, encoded by the exons ATGTGGAACTGGCTCAGGCAG ATTAAAGACTCCATAACTCAGAAGACTACAGGTCTGATGCGAATGCAGTTCTGGAGGAAAGCTGTGGAAGATATATACTGCGATAACCCACCACATCAGCCAGTTGCTGTAGCACTGTGGAGA GCAGTTAAGAGGCATGGCTTGTCTAAAATGTGGTTCATGAAGATCATTGATGAAAGA GAGAAGAATTTGGATGACCGAGCATACCGTAACATCCAGGAGCTTGAAACGTATGCCGAGAACACTCAGAGTGCTCTCTTATACCTCACGTTGGAAATGCTGG GTGTGAGGGACGTCCATGCTGACCATGCTGCCAGTCACATTGGGAAAGCACAGGGCATCATTACCTGTTTGAGAGCTACTCCGTATCACTGTACAAGGCGGAAGGTCTTTCTGCCCATGGACATTTGTATGCTG CATGGAGTTTCACAAGAGGATTTCATAAGAtgcaagcaagagaaaaatgtgagaGACGTAATTTATGACGTTGCCAGCCAGGCCCATATTCACCTCGAACAT GCTAGGTCTTTCAGTAAGAAAGTTCCTGCGAAGGCATATCCTGCTTTTTATTATACG gtTGCTTTAGATGATTATTTATATAACATACGGAAAGTGGACTTCAATATATTTCATCCAAGCTTACAAAAGAGGAATACACTATTACCGTTGTATTTATATATTAGaacttggaagaaaacatattaa
- the NDUFAF6 gene encoding NADH dehydrogenase (ubiquinone) complex I, assembly factor 6 isoform X4 produces MWNWLRQIKDSITQKTTGLMRMQFWRKAVEDIYCDNPPHQPVAVALWRAVKRHGLSKMWFMKIIDEREKNLDDRAYRNIQELETYAENTQSALLYLTLEMLGVRDVHADHAASHIGKAQGIITCLRATPYHCTRRKVFLPMDICMLHGVSQEDFIRCKQEKNVRDVIYDVASQAHIHLEHVALDDYLYNIRKVDFNIFHPSLQKRNTLLPLYLYIRTWKKTY; encoded by the exons ATGTGGAACTGGCTCAGGCAG ATTAAAGACTCCATAACTCAGAAGACTACAGGTCTGATGCGAATGCAGTTCTGGAGGAAAGCTGTGGAAGATATATACTGCGATAACCCACCACATCAGCCAGTTGCTGTAGCACTGTGGAGA GCAGTTAAGAGGCATGGCTTGTCTAAAATGTGGTTCATGAAGATCATTGATGAAAGA GAGAAGAATTTGGATGACCGAGCATACCGTAACATCCAGGAGCTTGAAACGTATGCCGAGAACACTCAGAGTGCTCTCTTATACCTCACGTTGGAAATGCTGG GTGTGAGGGACGTCCATGCTGACCATGCTGCCAGTCACATTGGGAAAGCACAGGGCATCATTACCTGTTTGAGAGCTACTCCGTATCACTGTACAAGGCGGAAGGTCTTTCTGCCCATGGACATTTGTATGCTG CATGGAGTTTCACAAGAGGATTTCATAAGAtgcaagcaagagaaaaatgtgagaGACGTAATTTATGACGTTGCCAGCCAGGCCCATATTCACCTCGAACAT gtTGCTTTAGATGATTATTTATATAACATACGGAAAGTGGACTTCAATATATTTCATCCAAGCTTACAAAAGAGGAATACACTATTACCGTTGTATTTATATATTAGaacttggaagaaaacatattaa
- the NDUFAF6 gene encoding NADH dehydrogenase (ubiquinone) complex I, assembly factor 6 isoform X2, whose amino-acid sequence MAAATAAGGLRPASSSRLLRAMWARGGLPWPRGGRAAAAGWSRPEPGGEAQYCAELLRKRDYEGFLCSLLLPAESRTSAFALRAFNVELAQIKDSITQKTTGLMRMQFWRKAVEDIYCDNPPHQPVAVALWRAVKRHGLSKMWFMKIIDEREKNLDDRAYRNIQELETYAENTQSALLYLTLEMLGVRDVHADHAASHIGKAQGIITCLRATPYHCTRRKVFLPMDICMLHGVSQEDFIRCKQEKNVRDVIYDVASQAHIHLEHVALDDYLYNIRKVDFNIFHPSLQKRNTLLPLYLYIRTWKKTY is encoded by the exons ATGGCGGCCGCCACGGCTGCGGGCGGGCTGCGGCCTGCATCGTCCTCCCGACTGCTGAGGGCTATGTGGGCCCGCGGCGGGCTGCCGTGGCCGCGGGGCGGGAGGGCAGCGGCGGCGGGCTGGAGCCGGCCGGAACCCGGCGGAGAAGCGCAGTACTGCGCAGAGCTGCTGCG AAAGCGTGACTATGAAGGGTTTCTGTGTTCCCTGCTGTTGCCTGCCGAATCTCGAACCTCTGCTTTTGCCTTGAGAGCCTTCAATGTGGAACTGGCTCAG ATTAAAGACTCCATAACTCAGAAGACTACAGGTCTGATGCGAATGCAGTTCTGGAGGAAAGCTGTGGAAGATATATACTGCGATAACCCACCACATCAGCCAGTTGCTGTAGCACTGTGGAGA GCAGTTAAGAGGCATGGCTTGTCTAAAATGTGGTTCATGAAGATCATTGATGAAAGA GAGAAGAATTTGGATGACCGAGCATACCGTAACATCCAGGAGCTTGAAACGTATGCCGAGAACACTCAGAGTGCTCTCTTATACCTCACGTTGGAAATGCTGG GTGTGAGGGACGTCCATGCTGACCATGCTGCCAGTCACATTGGGAAAGCACAGGGCATCATTACCTGTTTGAGAGCTACTCCGTATCACTGTACAAGGCGGAAGGTCTTTCTGCCCATGGACATTTGTATGCTG CATGGAGTTTCACAAGAGGATTTCATAAGAtgcaagcaagagaaaaatgtgagaGACGTAATTTATGACGTTGCCAGCCAGGCCCATATTCACCTCGAACAT gtTGCTTTAGATGATTATTTATATAACATACGGAAAGTGGACTTCAATATATTTCATCCAAGCTTACAAAAGAGGAATACACTATTACCGTTGTATTTATATATTAGaacttggaagaaaacatattaa